One Hydrogenispora ethanolica genomic region harbors:
- a CDS encoding HesA/MoeB/ThiF family protein — MAEAGMDQTTLRYSRQLILDGFGPAGQEKLRRAKVLVIGAGGLGSPALLYLAAAGVGRLGVADCDAVTFSNLNRQIIHDSTDIGRPKTESAAAKIGRLNPEVAVIRHDLRLNIDNVEELIRDYDLVLDATDNFTARYLISDCCYLLGKPVIEGAAVGYDGVLMTIIPGQTPCYRCLYPQPPADGVLPTCSDTGILGMAAGIIGTTQALEAVKLILGTGTTLAGRILTFDALTTGFRQVPWQRRAECPLCGENPSITELVEYKIQCRTKEVL; from the coding sequence TTGGCTGAGGCGGGCATGGACCAAACGACGCTCCGTTACTCGCGGCAGCTGATTTTGGACGGGTTCGGGCCGGCGGGCCAGGAAAAATTGCGGCGGGCCAAAGTCCTGGTGATCGGGGCCGGCGGCCTGGGTTCCCCGGCGCTGTTGTATTTGGCCGCCGCCGGCGTCGGCAGGCTGGGGGTGGCCGATTGCGACGCGGTGACCTTTTCCAACTTGAACCGGCAGATCATCCATGACAGCACCGATATCGGCCGGCCCAAAACGGAGTCGGCCGCCGCCAAGATCGGCCGGCTCAATCCGGAAGTGGCGGTGATCCGGCACGATTTGCGGCTGAACATCGACAACGTGGAGGAGTTAATCAGGGATTACGACCTGGTGCTCGACGCCACCGATAATTTCACGGCCCGTTACCTGATCAGCGACTGCTGCTACTTGCTGGGCAAGCCGGTGATCGAGGGCGCGGCGGTCGGCTACGATGGCGTCCTGATGACGATCATTCCCGGCCAGACCCCGTGCTACCGCTGCCTATATCCGCAACCGCCGGCGGATGGCGTCCTGCCGACATGCAGTGATACGGGGATCCTGGGAATGGCCGCCGGGATCATCGGAACCACTCAAGCCCTGGAGGCGGTTAAGTTGATTCTGGGAACCGGTACGACGCTGGCGGGGCGCATCCTGACTTTTGACGCCTTGACAACCGGGTTTCGGCAAGTCCCCTGGCAGCGCCGGGCGGAATGTCCGCTCTGCGGCGAGAATCCCAGCATTACCGAGCTGGTCGAATATAAGATTCAATGCAGGACGAAAGAAGTATTGTGA
- the ssnA gene encoding putative aminohydrolase SsnA has protein sequence MLLLGNGLLITRDPANPLIEDGCVAIRDQLIAEVGTTAALRRKYPEARFMDARRKLIMPGLINTHMHFYSTFARGMFLESAPPANFREILERLWWRLDKVLTLEDVYYSALIPIIDCIKNGVTTVFDHHASPNCARGSLFRIAEATQAAGLRACLCYEVSDRDGATIAEAGIQENLEFIKHCHEAADPLLKAMFGLHASFTLSDATLERCVAQNAGTGAGFHIHAAEGVEDRDDARAKYGVGVIERLHSRGVLGPKSIAVHCVHIAEPEIALLKETGTNVVHNPESNMGNAVGVAPVLAMVKQGVRLGLGTDGYTSDMLESFKAANCLHKHASHHPSVAWTEIPQLLFENNRQIAAGYFEKPLGRLTAGAYADLIVVDYQPPTPLTAENVNSHLLFGVSGRAVDATIINGRVVMEDRRLTTLDEEAICAKSRELAEKVWRRI, from the coding sequence ATGCTACTTTTGGGGAACGGACTGTTAATTACCAGGGACCCCGCCAATCCGCTGATCGAGGATGGCTGCGTGGCGATCCGGGATCAGCTTATCGCCGAGGTGGGAACCACTGCGGCGCTGCGGCGCAAGTATCCGGAAGCCCGCTTCATGGATGCCCGGCGGAAATTGATCATGCCGGGGTTGATCAATACCCATATGCATTTTTACAGCACCTTTGCCCGGGGCATGTTCCTAGAGAGCGCTCCGCCGGCCAACTTCCGCGAGATTCTGGAGCGGCTCTGGTGGCGGCTGGATAAAGTCTTGACGCTGGAAGACGTTTATTACAGCGCCCTGATTCCGATCATCGACTGCATTAAAAACGGGGTCACCACCGTCTTTGACCATCACGCCAGCCCCAACTGCGCTCGCGGCAGCCTCTTCCGGATCGCCGAGGCCACGCAGGCGGCGGGACTCCGCGCCTGTCTCTGCTACGAGGTGTCGGACCGGGACGGCGCAACGATTGCCGAAGCCGGCATCCAGGAGAATCTCGAGTTTATCAAGCACTGCCACGAAGCGGCCGACCCGCTGCTGAAGGCGATGTTCGGCCTGCACGCTTCATTCACCTTATCCGATGCCACGTTGGAACGGTGCGTCGCTCAAAATGCCGGAACCGGAGCAGGATTTCACATTCATGCCGCCGAAGGAGTCGAGGATCGCGATGATGCCCGGGCCAAGTACGGCGTGGGCGTGATCGAACGGCTTCATTCCCGGGGGGTGTTGGGCCCCAAGAGCATCGCGGTGCATTGCGTGCATATCGCGGAACCGGAGATCGCGCTGCTCAAGGAGACCGGGACCAACGTGGTGCACAACCCCGAGTCCAACATGGGCAACGCGGTCGGCGTCGCGCCGGTGCTGGCGATGGTTAAGCAAGGGGTCCGGCTGGGCCTCGGCACCGACGGCTATACCAGCGATATGCTGGAATCCTTCAAGGCGGCCAACTGCCTGCACAAGCACGCCAGCCATCATCCCAGCGTCGCCTGGACGGAGATCCCGCAGCTGTTGTTCGAGAACAACCGGCAGATCGCCGCGGGCTACTTTGAGAAGCCGCTGGGCCGGCTGACGGCCGGGGCCTACGCCGACCTGATCGTGGTCGACTATCAGCCGCCGACCCCCTTGACGGCCGAGAACGTGAACAGCCACCTGCTGTTCGGAGTGAGCGGCCGGGCGGTGGATGCCACCATCATCAACGGCCGGGTGGTGATGGAGGACCGCCGGCTGACCACCTTGGACGAGGAAGCGATCTGCGCCAAGAGCCGGGAACTTGCTGAAAAGGTGTGGCGGCGGATTTAA
- a CDS encoding (2Fe-2S)-binding protein, which yields MAERIEFVLNGRNVAVETDPLRRLLDVLREDLGYTGTKEGCGEGECGACSVLVDGRLVNSCLAAVGTLAGREVMTIEGFRETERFKVLERAFGEAGAVQCGFCTPGMLLAGEALLRRNPQPSETEIRTALSGNLCRCTGYGMIVAAIQDAAQRGEGLW from the coding sequence ATGGCGGAGCGGATTGAGTTCGTATTAAACGGGCGCAACGTCGCGGTGGAGACCGACCCGCTGCGCCGCCTACTCGATGTGCTGCGGGAGGATCTGGGCTATACCGGTACCAAGGAAGGCTGCGGCGAGGGCGAGTGCGGCGCCTGCTCGGTGCTGGTCGACGGCCGGCTGGTCAACTCCTGCCTGGCGGCGGTCGGCACCCTGGCGGGGCGGGAGGTCATGACGATCGAGGGTTTCCGGGAGACCGAACGCTTCAAGGTTCTGGAACGGGCCTTCGGCGAGGCGGGCGCGGTGCAATGCGGCTTCTGCACCCCGGGCATGTTGCTGGCCGGGGAGGCGCTGCTCCGCCGCAATCCCCAGCCGAGCGAAACCGAGATCCGCACGGCGCTCTCCGGCAATCTCTGCCGCTGTACCGGCTATGGCATGATCGTGGCGGCGATCCAAGACGCCGCGCAAAGGGGTGAGGGACTATGGTAA
- a CDS encoding FAD binding domain-containing protein translates to MVTIDEYVKPGSVAEAYTLLTSSENAAVVGGGVFMRLASRKIGLALDLSRAGLDYIRESDAAIEIGAMTSFRTLERSAVLQRNLDGLIPKAIANVPGVQLRNMVSVGGTVYGRYGFSEFITCLLALDCRVVLHRRGELSLADFLASRGNAKDILEKIVLRKETLRGAYQMFRNSLGSLPILSVAVTKHDAGYRVAVGARPAVAKLAGGAMSYLNETAPGAAASAKAGELAAAELEFTNDRRASAAYRRELCGVLVRRALQEVQS, encoded by the coding sequence ATGGTAACCATTGACGAGTATGTAAAACCCGGGAGCGTCGCCGAAGCCTATACGCTCTTGACATCCAGTGAGAACGCGGCCGTGGTGGGCGGCGGAGTCTTCATGCGGCTGGCGTCCAGGAAGATTGGACTGGCCCTGGATCTGTCCCGGGCCGGACTGGATTACATCCGGGAGAGCGACGCGGCGATCGAGATCGGCGCGATGACCAGCTTCCGCACGCTGGAACGCAGCGCGGTGCTGCAAAGGAATCTTGACGGCCTGATTCCCAAGGCCATCGCCAATGTGCCCGGAGTGCAGCTGCGCAATATGGTCAGCGTCGGCGGCACCGTTTACGGCCGTTACGGCTTCTCGGAATTCATCACCTGCCTGTTGGCATTGGACTGCCGGGTGGTGTTGCACCGCCGGGGCGAGCTGAGTCTGGCCGACTTCCTGGCCTCACGGGGCAATGCCAAGGATATTTTGGAAAAGATCGTGCTGCGCAAAGAGACACTGCGCGGCGCTTACCAGATGTTCCGCAACTCTTTGGGAAGCCTGCCCATTCTGAGCGTCGCCGTAACCAAGCATGACGCCGGCTACCGGGTCGCGGTGGGAGCCAGGCCGGCCGTAGCGAAATTAGCCGGCGGGGCCATGAGTTACTTGAACGAGACCGCTCCCGGCGCGGCAGCGTCAGCGAAAGCCGGGGAATTGGCAGCGGCGGAACTGGAGTTTACCAACGACCGGCGGGCCTCGGCGGCTTACCGCCGGGAACTTTGCGGCGTATTGGTGAGGCGGGCGCTGCAGGAGGTGCAATCATGA
- the thiS gene encoding sulfur carrier protein ThiS: MKITVNGKTEELAQSMSISDYLRFIQMDTMLVVIEWNFTTPPREQWSRIMLGEGDNLEIIKIVGGG; this comes from the coding sequence ATGAAGATTACTGTCAACGGCAAAACTGAGGAATTGGCCCAATCGATGTCGATCTCGGATTACCTCCGGTTCATCCAGATGGATACCATGCTGGTAGTCATCGAGTGGAACTTCACCACGCCGCCCCGCGAGCAATGGTCCCGGATCATGCTGGGCGAAGGCGACAATCTGGAGATCATCAAGATTGTGGGAGGCGGTTGA
- the ygfK gene encoding putative selenate reductase subunit YgfK has product MSDRMTGIPFAQLMRWAFKERAAEDSIFGVASAKFFRKSNQNTLALFGAELENPLGPAAGPHTQLAQNIIAAYLAGGRFFELKTVQILDGADLPVAKPCILAQDEGYNVEWSTELTVPDAFNEYVKAWFVLHILAEELGLGSSRGFLFNMSVGYDLAGIQSPKINAFIEGLKDASRTPIWRECREFLLGNLGMFERVDRAFIEAIPARVCDSITLSTLHGCPPEEIERIARYLLTEKGLHTYVKCNPTLLGYDFARRTLDQMGYDYLVFDDHHFQNDLQFADAVPMIGRLKNLAAERGLIFGVKLSNTFPVRIANQELPGEEMYMSGRSLYPLTINLAYRLAEAFAGDLRISYSGGADSFNIDRIYAAGIWPITLATTILKPGGYLRLQQLAERLEAAYHGPEFNGIDVARLRSLAESALTDSHHLKESREVGTRKLAKDVPLTDCFIAPCTVGCPIGQDVPEYLRLVQEGRYREAFAVIAAKNPLPFITGTLCNHRCMTKCTRIDYETPVGIRAAKLVAAERGFAEYSAGLKRPVIDSPFKVAVIGAGPAGLAAGYFLGRQGVDVTILDRKDKIGGIIQHIAPGFRISQAAIDHDLELVRSMGAKFRLGVDGNFSLAALRNEGFKYIFLAIGAWKPGRLKLAPCDREVINVLDFLETFNKTPQNLALGKNVAVVGAGNSAMDAARAAKRVAGVENVDVVYRRTRQYMPADRDELRLALADGVQFKELLAPLSFQNGVLRCQRMELGAPDGSGRRSPVPVPGAWDDLAVDSVIAAVGEGIETELLTDNGIGLDAEGRVQADPETHETSLANVFIGGDALRGPATIVEGIADGARFARIVLERENLGALDLAAPASFDTERQLSEIKLKKGLLQTPGQPESEGGRCLECDTVCNLCTEVCPNRANIAVRVHHEALHNRNQIVHLDAICNECGNCEAFCPYDSAPYRDKFTLYANQADFEESRNAGFLLLDEEARRFRVRLGEQTADVTFDSAGRCHGAIPAAIAALIWATYQDYHYLLR; this is encoded by the coding sequence ATGAGTGATCGCATGACAGGAATACCCTTTGCCCAACTGATGCGCTGGGCGTTCAAAGAGCGGGCCGCGGAGGATTCGATCTTCGGCGTTGCGAGCGCGAAGTTTTTCCGGAAATCCAACCAAAATACGCTGGCGCTGTTCGGCGCGGAGCTTGAGAATCCGCTGGGGCCGGCGGCCGGTCCCCACACCCAGCTGGCGCAGAATATCATCGCGGCTTATCTGGCCGGCGGCCGGTTCTTCGAGTTAAAGACGGTGCAGATTCTGGACGGCGCGGACCTGCCGGTCGCCAAGCCCTGCATCCTGGCCCAGGATGAGGGTTACAACGTGGAATGGTCGACGGAGCTGACGGTGCCCGACGCCTTTAATGAGTACGTCAAGGCCTGGTTCGTCCTGCATATTCTGGCCGAGGAACTGGGACTCGGCTCCAGCCGGGGCTTTCTCTTCAATATGAGCGTCGGCTATGATCTGGCCGGGATTCAATCGCCGAAGATCAACGCTTTCATCGAGGGCCTGAAGGACGCCTCCCGGACGCCGATCTGGCGCGAATGCCGGGAATTCCTGTTGGGCAACCTGGGAATGTTCGAGCGGGTCGACCGGGCTTTTATCGAGGCGATCCCGGCGCGGGTCTGTGATTCGATTACCCTGTCCACCCTGCATGGCTGTCCGCCCGAGGAGATCGAACGGATCGCCCGTTATCTTTTGACCGAAAAAGGGCTTCATACCTACGTGAAATGCAATCCGACGCTGCTTGGCTACGATTTCGCCCGGCGCACCCTGGACCAAATGGGCTATGACTATCTGGTCTTCGACGATCATCATTTCCAAAACGACCTGCAGTTTGCGGACGCGGTCCCGATGATCGGGCGGCTCAAGAATTTAGCGGCCGAACGCGGGTTGATCTTCGGCGTCAAGCTGAGCAATACCTTCCCGGTGCGGATCGCCAATCAAGAATTGCCCGGGGAAGAGATGTATATGTCGGGCCGCTCCCTCTATCCGCTCACCATTAACCTGGCCTACCGGCTGGCCGAAGCCTTCGCCGGCGATCTGCGGATCTCCTATTCGGGCGGGGCCGACAGTTTTAACATCGATCGGATCTACGCCGCCGGCATCTGGCCGATCACCCTGGCCACCACCATTCTGAAGCCTGGCGGCTACCTGCGCTTGCAGCAGCTGGCCGAACGGCTGGAAGCGGCTTATCATGGGCCGGAATTCAACGGAATCGACGTGGCCAGGTTACGCTCGCTGGCCGAAAGCGCGCTGACCGACTCCCACCACCTCAAGGAAAGCCGGGAGGTTGGAACCCGCAAGTTAGCCAAGGACGTGCCGTTGACCGATTGCTTCATCGCGCCGTGTACCGTGGGCTGTCCCATCGGCCAGGATGTGCCGGAGTATCTCCGGCTGGTGCAGGAAGGAAGATACCGGGAGGCTTTTGCGGTGATCGCCGCCAAGAATCCCTTGCCTTTCATCACTGGAACGCTCTGTAACCACCGCTGCATGACCAAGTGCACTCGGATCGATTACGAGACCCCGGTCGGAATCCGCGCCGCCAAACTGGTCGCGGCGGAGCGGGGCTTTGCGGAATATAGCGCCGGCCTGAAACGGCCGGTGATCGACAGCCCGTTCAAGGTGGCGGTGATCGGCGCCGGACCGGCGGGATTGGCGGCCGGCTATTTCCTGGGCCGCCAGGGGGTGGACGTGACCATCCTGGACCGCAAGGATAAGATCGGCGGTATTATCCAACATATCGCGCCCGGGTTCCGGATCTCCCAGGCTGCAATCGATCACGACCTGGAATTGGTTCGCAGCATGGGCGCGAAGTTCCGGCTGGGCGTGGACGGCAACTTTTCGCTTGCGGCGTTGCGGAATGAAGGATTTAAATACATCTTCCTCGCCATCGGCGCCTGGAAACCGGGCCGCTTGAAACTGGCGCCCTGTGACCGGGAGGTTATCAATGTCCTTGATTTCCTGGAGACCTTTAATAAAACGCCGCAAAACCTGGCGCTCGGAAAAAACGTGGCGGTGGTCGGCGCCGGCAACTCGGCGATGGACGCGGCGCGGGCGGCCAAACGGGTCGCCGGGGTCGAAAACGTCGATGTGGTTTACCGCCGGACCAGGCAGTATATGCCCGCCGACCGGGATGAACTGCGGCTGGCCCTGGCGGACGGGGTTCAATTCAAGGAACTGTTGGCGCCGCTGTCTTTCCAGAACGGCGTGTTGCGCTGTCAGCGGATGGAACTGGGGGCTCCGGATGGTTCGGGCCGCCGCAGCCCGGTGCCGGTTCCCGGCGCGTGGGACGATCTGGCGGTGGACAGCGTGATCGCCGCGGTCGGCGAAGGGATCGAAACGGAGCTGTTAACGGATAACGGGATTGGCCTCGATGCCGAGGGCCGGGTTCAAGCCGATCCGGAAACTCATGAAACCAGTCTCGCCAATGTCTTTATCGGCGGTGACGCCCTCCGGGGACCGGCCACCATCGTCGAGGGGATCGCCGACGGCGCCCGCTTCGCCCGGATCGTGCTGGAGCGGGAGAACCTTGGCGCTTTGGACCTGGCCGCGCCGGCCAGCTTCGATACAGAGCGGCAATTATCCGAGATCAAGCTCAAAAAAGGGCTCCTGCAGACTCCCGGGCAGCCGGAGAGCGAGGGTGGCCGCTGCCTCGAATGCGATACGGTCTGCAATCTTTGCACGGAAGTCTGTCCGAACCGGGCCAATATCGCAGTGCGAGTCCATCATGAGGCGTTGCACAACCGGAATCAGATCGTCCATCTGGACGCCATCTGCAACGAATGCGGCAATTGCGAGGCGTTTTGCCCCTACGACAGCGCGCCGTACCGGGATAAATTCACCCTCTATGCGAATCAGGCCGATTTCGAGGAGAGTCGAAACGCCGGCTTCCTGCTGCTGGATGAGGAGGCTCGCCGCTTCCGGGTACGGCTGGGCGAGCAGACCGCCGATGTAACCTTCGATTCAGCCGGCCGGTGCCACGGAGCCATCCCCGCCGCGATCGCCGCTTTGATCTGGGCGACCTATCAGGATTATCATTATCTATTGCGGTAG
- a CDS encoding xanthine dehydrogenase family protein molybdopterin-binding subunit gives MSHEISRPVAKIDNREKLAGDAQYLGDLHPQGMLYAKTLRSVKARAVIRAITVPPLPEGYFIVDRHDVPGKNRVKILSDDQPFFAEDRVNYIGEPILLVVGPEKERILAILDGIRVDYEDLPPILTLADAERSQLPPLFGADNYFAEYHFSRGQVDEAFSRAARVIEGEYQTGYQEHVYLEPQGVLAVHEAGKITVYGSIQCPYYVKNALIQAFGWDGDRVRVVQTTTGGGFGGKEDYPSLIAGQAGFAALKTGRPVQLLFDRAEDIEVTTKRHPSAIRLRTALDGTGRITAMEADIRLNAGAYAGLSAVVLQRSMFNIAGVYQLPALKVRGRAVATNTVPNGAFRGFGSPQAFFAVETHLDEVARELGVDPLEFKIKHMAKQGDWTATGGTYQQEIKLPELIAEVEELSGYRRKTADFARRDGARLQGIGMALFLHGCGFTGSGERDHIKARVKLHKRADGQVEVLAANADMGQGLRTTLRKIVAQTLERPLETIIYDNPDTDRVPDSGPTVASRTVMIVGKLLEEAARKLKAVWDQPGEQEVVKDYEHPANIVWDNDTFSGDAYPAYSWGVNAVEVEVDPSTYQIDVKGVWSAFDVGVAIDERIIRGQVEGGVLQGLGYGSLEVMECRDGRIQQRSVTDYIIPTALDCPRIESRLIDNPYERGPFGAKGAGELTLVGAAPALALAVGNALGVPIRRLPVTPEYLMEVMEHGGAD, from the coding sequence ATGAGCCATGAGATTTCGAGACCGGTGGCGAAGATCGACAACCGGGAAAAGCTGGCCGGAGACGCCCAGTATCTGGGGGATCTCCATCCGCAAGGAATGCTTTACGCCAAGACGCTCCGTTCGGTCAAAGCGCGGGCGGTCATCCGGGCGATCACGGTTCCGCCGCTGCCGGAAGGATATTTCATTGTGGACCGGCACGATGTTCCCGGCAAGAACCGGGTGAAGATCCTCAGCGACGATCAGCCGTTTTTCGCCGAGGACCGGGTCAATTATATCGGCGAGCCGATCCTGCTGGTGGTCGGGCCGGAGAAGGAACGGATCCTGGCGATTCTGGACGGCATCCGGGTCGACTACGAGGATCTGCCGCCCATCCTGACGCTGGCCGACGCCGAGCGGAGCCAATTGCCGCCGCTCTTCGGGGCGGACAATTACTTCGCCGAGTATCATTTTAGCCGGGGCCAGGTTGACGAGGCGTTCAGCCGGGCGGCCCGGGTGATCGAGGGGGAGTATCAAACCGGTTATCAGGAGCATGTCTACCTGGAGCCCCAGGGCGTGCTGGCGGTCCACGAAGCCGGCAAGATCACGGTTTACGGCTCGATCCAGTGCCCCTACTATGTGAAGAACGCCTTGATCCAGGCGTTCGGCTGGGACGGCGACCGGGTCCGGGTGGTCCAGACGACCACCGGCGGCGGTTTCGGCGGCAAAGAGGATTATCCTTCACTCATCGCCGGCCAGGCCGGGTTCGCCGCGCTCAAGACCGGCCGCCCGGTGCAACTGCTCTTCGACCGGGCCGAGGATATCGAGGTGACCACCAAACGGCACCCGTCGGCCATCCGGCTGCGGACCGCCCTCGATGGGACAGGGCGGATCACCGCGATGGAGGCGGATATCCGCCTGAACGCCGGGGCCTACGCCGGACTCTCCGCCGTGGTGCTGCAACGGTCGATGTTTAACATCGCCGGGGTTTATCAGCTGCCGGCCCTCAAGGTCCGCGGCCGGGCGGTGGCCACCAATACCGTGCCCAACGGCGCCTTCCGGGGATTCGGATCGCCGCAGGCCTTCTTCGCCGTGGAGACGCACCTGGACGAGGTCGCCAGGGAATTGGGCGTCGATCCGCTGGAATTCAAGATCAAACATATGGCGAAACAAGGCGACTGGACCGCCACCGGCGGCACCTATCAGCAGGAGATCAAGCTTCCGGAGCTGATTGCGGAGGTGGAGGAGCTGTCCGGTTACCGGCGCAAAACCGCCGACTTCGCGCGGCGGGACGGCGCCAGGCTCCAAGGGATCGGGATGGCCCTCTTCCTGCACGGTTGTGGCTTCACCGGCAGCGGCGAGCGCGACCATATCAAGGCCCGGGTGAAACTGCATAAACGGGCCGACGGACAGGTGGAAGTACTGGCGGCCAACGCCGACATGGGCCAGGGGCTCCGGACCACGCTGCGCAAGATCGTCGCCCAAACCCTGGAGCGGCCGCTGGAGACCATCATCTACGACAATCCCGATACCGACCGGGTGCCCGATTCGGGGCCCACGGTGGCTTCGCGGACGGTGATGATCGTCGGCAAGCTTTTGGAGGAGGCGGCCCGCAAGCTGAAAGCGGTCTGGGATCAACCCGGTGAGCAGGAGGTCGTCAAGGACTACGAGCATCCCGCCAACATCGTCTGGGATAACGATACGTTCAGCGGCGACGCCTATCCGGCTTATTCCTGGGGGGTGAACGCGGTCGAGGTGGAGGTCGATCCGTCTACCTACCAGATCGATGTGAAAGGAGTCTGGTCCGCCTTTGACGTGGGCGTGGCCATTGACGAGCGGATCATCCGCGGCCAGGTCGAGGGCGGCGTCCTGCAAGGGCTGGGCTATGGGAGCCTTGAGGTGATGGAGTGCCGGGACGGCCGGATCCAGCAGCGGAGCGTGACCGATTATATCATTCCGACCGCTTTGGATTGCCCGAGGATCGAGAGCCGGCTGATCGACAACCCCTATGAGCGGGGGCCGTTCGGAGCCAAGGGGGCCGGCGAGTTGACCCTGGTCGGGGCCGCTCCGGCACTGGCCCTGGCGGTCGGCAATGCGCTGGGGGTGCCCATCCGGCGGCTGCCGGTGACTCCGGAATACTTGATGGAGGTCATGGAACATGGCGGAGCGGATTGA
- a CDS encoding (2Fe-2S)-binding protein, with protein MKINVQLNGLALALEIAPHEFLLDVLRRYGCLSVKRGCDTSSCGVCTVLMDGVPVLSCSLFAAKADGHSITTVEGLQREVAELADFMTAEGADQCGYCNPGFALTVLAMKRELAAPTEEQIRHYLAGNLCRCTGYVGQMRAIAKYLGVKE; from the coding sequence ATGAAGATCAATGTCCAATTGAACGGTCTGGCGCTGGCGCTGGAGATCGCGCCCCACGAGTTCCTGCTGGATGTATTGCGGCGCTACGGCTGTCTCAGCGTCAAACGGGGGTGCGACACCAGCTCCTGCGGGGTATGCACGGTACTGATGGACGGAGTGCCGGTGCTTTCCTGTTCCTTATTTGCGGCCAAAGCCGACGGTCACAGCATCACGACAGTGGAGGGGCTGCAGCGGGAAGTGGCGGAATTGGCCGACTTCATGACGGCGGAAGGCGCCGACCAATGCGGCTATTGCAATCCCGGCTTTGCCCTGACCGTGCTGGCCATGAAACGGGAACTGGCCGCGCCGACCGAGGAGCAGATCCGGCATTACCTGGCCGGCAATCTCTGCCGCTGTACCGGATATGTCGGCCAGATGCGCGCGATCGCCAAATACCTGGGGGTGAAGGAATGA
- a CDS encoding nucleotidyltransferase family protein → MAIEAVVLAAGYSSRAEAFKMELAVGSRTVIERCIAGMYDLCGRIIVVGGYQIERLEAVLRDYAKVELVENPRYAAGMFTSVKEGARHVRGERFFFTPGDYPLISPAVCRSLLAAEGEIIIPVHGGRKGHPVLLAGKLAAELVREDDSYNLRDFIQRKGYQTLEVAEPGILLDLDTQADYRRILERIREGGEANEP, encoded by the coding sequence ATGGCCATCGAAGCGGTGGTGCTGGCCGCCGGCTATTCCAGCCGGGCCGAGGCCTTTAAAATGGAGTTGGCGGTCGGGAGCCGGACCGTCATCGAACGGTGCATTGCCGGGATGTACGATCTCTGCGGCCGGATCATCGTGGTCGGCGGCTACCAGATCGAAAGGCTCGAAGCAGTGCTGCGGGATTATGCCAAGGTCGAGCTGGTGGAGAACCCCCGTTATGCCGCGGGCATGTTCACTTCGGTGAAGGAGGGGGCGCGCCACGTGCGGGGGGAACGCTTCTTCTTCACGCCCGGCGACTATCCGCTGATCAGTCCGGCGGTCTGCCGGAGCCTGCTGGCGGCGGAGGGGGAGATCATTATCCCGGTCCACGGCGGCCGCAAAGGCCACCCGGTGCTGCTGGCGGGGAAGCTTGCCGCGGAGCTGGTGCGGGAAGACGATTCGTATAATTTGCGGGACTTCATTCAACGCAAGGGTTATCAAACGCTCGAGGTGGCGGAGCCGGGCATCTTGTTGGACCTGGACACCCAGGCCGACTACCGGCGGATCCTGGAGCGGATTCGCGAGGGGGGCGAAGCGAATGAGCCATGA
- a CDS encoding FAD binding domain-containing protein: MVTAFTPRTLVEALRFRDAGPSIPFAGGTDLMVRRKRWSGTTPRFEQPALFIGGLPELQGITTGDGVLTIGAATTLTALLEDGNVPALLQQAVAQMASPAIRNGGTLGGNLCNASPAADTMPPLYALDAAVVLQSAAGTRELPIEEFIQGPGRTALAGNELLVAVRIPPRQFKISAYRKVGTRKADALSKLSFAAVAEVDDGKLTELRIALGAVAPRVVRSRAAEELLLDRPLRQIADRLPEIQAAYAELLRPIDDQRSSAAYRRTVAWNLIRDFLLGLHLKP; this comes from the coding sequence ATGGTAACGGCATTCACTCCCCGGACTTTGGTGGAAGCGTTGCGGTTCCGCGACGCCGGACCGTCCATCCCCTTCGCGGGCGGGACCGATCTGATGGTCCGCCGCAAGCGCTGGTCGGGAACGACGCCCCGTTTTGAGCAGCCCGCGCTGTTCATCGGCGGCTTGCCGGAGCTTCAAGGGATTACGACGGGGGATGGCGTGCTGACTATCGGCGCCGCCACCACCCTGACCGCCCTGCTGGAAGATGGGAACGTGCCCGCTCTGTTGCAGCAAGCCGTGGCCCAGATGGCCTCGCCGGCGATCCGCAACGGCGGAACGCTGGGCGGCAACCTTTGCAACGCCTCGCCGGCGGCCGACACCATGCCGCCGCTCTATGCTCTGGATGCCGCGGTCGTCCTGCAGAGCGCCGCCGGAACCCGGGAGCTGCCGATTGAGGAGTTCATCCAGGGGCCGGGCCGGACCGCCCTGGCCGGCAATGAGCTCTTGGTGGCGGTGAGAATTCCGCCGCGCCAGTTTAAAATATCCGCCTACCGCAAGGTCGGGACGCGCAAGGCCGACGCGCTTTCGAAGCTGTCTTTCGCGGCGGTGGCGGAAGTCGATGACGGGAAGCTGACCGAGTTGCGGATCGCGCTCGGCGCGGTGGCGCCGCGGGTGGTCCGCAGCCGGGCGGCGGAGGAACTCTTGCTGGATCGGCCGCTGCGGCAGATCGCGGACCGTCTCCCGGAGATCCAGGCGGCCTATGCCGAACTGCTCCGGCCCATCGATGATCAACGTTCCAGCGCGGCCTACCGGCGGACGGTGGCCTGGAACCTGATCCGCGATTTCCTGCTGGGGCTGCACCTTAAGCCATAG